One window from the genome of Engraulis encrasicolus isolate BLACKSEA-1 chromosome 16, IST_EnEncr_1.0, whole genome shotgun sequence encodes:
- the slc12a7a gene encoding solute carrier family 12 member 7 isoform X2: MEHNGSALSNHSGDESPEEDSPFFNSYYDGKNMALFEEEIESTPMVSSLLNKLANYTNLTQGVVEHEEHEDDDGVKRVTYKGPMMGTFIGVFLPCVQNILGVILFLRLTWIVGTAGILGSLAIVFICCACTILTTISMSAIATNGVVPAGGAYYMISRSLGPEFGGAVGLCFYLGTTFAGSLYILGTIEILLTYIVPEAKPFSPDQPGAEGNNMRVYGTCCLALMALVVFVGVKYVNKLALVFLSCVVLSIMAIYAGVIKTLIEPPDVPVCLLGNRTLQSQGFDLCQKVIVENNVSRHTELWNIFCTNASIESTCDEYFMLNNVTQIQGIPGLLSGVISDNWWGEYGPSEMVVEKRSQPSVPVPEDRTEGHTEHYVLNDIATCFTLLVGIYFPSVTGIMAGSNRSGDLKDAQKSIPTGTIMAIVTTSFIYFSCVLLFGACIEGVVLRDKFGDSVEKKLVIGLLSWPSPWVLVIGSFFSCAGAALQSLTGAPRLLQAIARDGIVPFLQVFGHGKYNGEPTWALLLTAGICEIGILIASLDAVAPILSMFFLMCYLFVNLACAVQTLLRTPNWRPRFKFYHWTLSFLGMSLCLSLMFISSWYYALVVMLIAGCIYKYIEYRGAEKEWGDGIRGLSLNAAYYALAKLEDAPTHTKNWRPQLLVLLKLDTDLSVKHPRLLSFTTQLKAGKGLTITSSVLEGSYKTRGSDAKHAEQNVRSAMSTERTKGFCHVVVSSNLRDGFSHLIQSAGLGGMKHNTVLMAWPINWKQADNSMCCTNFTETVRETTAAHQCLLVAKNIDHFPANDERLDGGTIDVWWIVHDGGLLMLLPFLLRQHKVWRHCKTRIFTVAQLDDNSIQMKKDLQRFMYHLRLNAEVEVVEMQASDISAFTYEKTLVMEQRSQMLKQMQLSKTERERELQLIHDRNTSAHASQSDRAATSPVHMTWTKDRLVAERQRNREASMGVRDIFNIKPEWGNLNQSNVRRMHTAVKLNEVVVSKSQDAELVLLNMPGPPKSKEGEENYMEFLEVLMEGLDRVLLVRGGGREVITIYS, encoded by the exons GGTCCTATGATGGGCACCTTCATCGGGGTGTTCCTGCCCTGCGTCCAGAACATCCTGGGTGTCATCCTCTTCCTACGCCTCACCTGGATCGTCGGCACCGCCGGGATCCTGGGCTCCTTAGCCATCGTCTTCATttgctgtgcctgt ACCATACTGACTACCATATCCATGAGTGCCATTGCAACTAATGGTGTTGTCCCAG CCGGCGGTGCCTACTACATGATCTCCAGGTCCCTGGGCCCGGAGTTCGGAGGAGCTGTAGGCTTGTGTTTCTACCTGGGCACCACGTTTGCCGGCTCCTTGTACATCCTCGGCACTATTGAGATCCTCTTG ACTTACATTGTGCCAGAAGCCAAACCATTTTCACCAGATCAGCCGGGGGCAGAAGGCAATAACATGCGAGTCTATGGCACCTGCTGCCTCGCCCTCATGGCCCTGGTGGTGTTTGTTGGGGTGAAGTATGTCAACAAGCTGGCTCTGGTCTTCCTGTCCTGTGTGGTACTTTCCATCATGGCCATCTACGCAGGTGTCATCAAAACCCTCATCGAACCGCCTGACGTCCC AGTGTGTCTGCTGGGAAACAGAACCTTGCAAAGCCAGGGCTTTGACTTGTGTCAGAAAGTGATCGTGGAGAACAACGTGTCGAGGCACACGGAACTGTGGAACATTTTCTGCACGAACGCCTCCATCGAATCGACCTGCGACGAGTATTTCATGCTGAACAACGTCACCCAGATCCAGGGCATCCCAGGCCTGCTCAGTGGAGTCATCTCAG ACAACTGGTGGGGGGAGTATGGCCCCAGTGAGAtggtggtggagaagaggagcCAGCCGTCGGTGCCCGTGCCAGAGGACAGGACGGAGGGCCACACCGAGCACTACGTGCTGAATGACATCGCCACCTGCTTCACACTGCTGGTGGGAATCTACTTCCCCTCAGTCACAG gaatCATGGCTGGGTCTAACAGGTCTGGAGATCTCAAAGATGCTCAGAAGTCCATTCCCACGGGCACCATCATGGCCATAGTGACTACTTCCTTCATCT ACTTTTCCTGTGTTTTGCTGTTTGGAGCCTGCATTGAAGGTGTGGTTCTTAGAGACAA ATTTGGAGACTCGGTGGAAAAAAAACTGGTGATTGGTCTACTGTCCTGGCCGTCTCCATGGGTGCTCGTGATTGGCTCTTTCTTCTCGTGCGCGGGGGCGGCTCTCCAAAGCCTCACTGGAGCCCCCCGTCTGCTGCAGGCCATCGCACGGGACGGCATTGTTCCCTTCCTGCAG GTCTTTGGCCATGGGAAATACAATGGAGAGCCCACATGGGCCCTGTTGTTGACGGCTGGCATCTGTGAGATTGGGATCCTGATAGCTTCACTGGACGCTGTTGCTCCAATCCTTTCAAT GTTCTTCCTGATGTGTTACCTGTTTGTCAACTTGGCCTGTGCTGTCCAGACCTTACTGCGCACTCCAAACTGGAGACCAAGGTTTAAATTCTACCACTG GACGCTTTCCTTCTTGGGCATGAGCCTGTGCCTGTCCCTCATGTTCATCTCCTCCTGGTATTAtgccctggtggtgatgctgaTCGCCGGATGTATCTATAAATACATCGAATACAGAGG GGCAGAGAAGGAGTGGGGAGATGGCATTCGGGGACTGTCGCTCAATGCAGCCTACTATGCTCTTGCCAAACTGGAAGATGCACCCACTCACACCAAGAACTGGAG GCCCCAGCTGTTGGTGCTGCTGAAGCTGGATACAGACCTGTCAGTGAAGCATCCGCGCCTGCTGTCCTTCACCACCCAGCTGAAGGCCGGCAAGGGCCTGACCATCACCAGCTCCGTACTGGAGGGCTCCTACAAGACCCGAGGCTCCGACGCCAAGCACGCAGAACAG AACGTGAGGTCCGCCATGTCGACGGAGCGGACGAAGGGCTTCTGTCACGTGGTGGTGTCCTCCAACCTGCGTGACGGCTTCTCTCACCTGATCCAGTCGGCCGGCCTGGGCGGCATGAAGCACAACACGGTGCTCATGGCTTGGCCAATCAACTGGAAGCAGGCAGACAACTCCATGTGCTGCACAAACTTCACTG AGACCGTCCGAGAGACCACTGCGGCTCACCAGTGCCTGCTGGTGGCCAAGAATATCGACCACTTCCCCGCTAATGACGAGCGGCTGGACGGAGGCACCATCGATGTGTGGTGGATCGTCCATGACGGGGGCCTTCTCATGCTACTGCCCTTCCTGCTCCGGCAACATAAA GTATGGCGGCATTGTAAAACGCGCATCTTCACCGTAGCACAACTGGATGACAATAGCATTCAGATGAAGAAAGACCTGCAGAGATTCATGTACCACCTGCGTTTGAATGCTGAGGTGGAGGTGGTTGAGATG CAAGCAAGTGACATCTCAGCCTTCACCTATGAAAAGACCCTGGTGATGGAGCAGCGATCCCAGATGCTGAAACAAATGCAGCTCTCAAAgacagagcgggagagagag CTCCAGCTGATCCATGACAGGAACACGTCAGCCCACGCCTCCCAGAGTGACAGGGCCGCCACCAGCCCTGTCCACATGACCTGGACCAAGGACAGGCTGGTGGCAGAGAGGCAGCGCAACCGCGAGGCCAGCATGGGCGTGCGAGACATCTTCAACATCAAACC GGAATGGGGAAATCT AAACCAGTCCAATGTGCGTAGAATGCACACTGCGGTCAAACTGAATGAGGTCGTGGTCAGCAAATCTCAGGACGCTGAGTTGGTGCTGCTCAACATGCCGGGTCCACCCAAGAGCAAGGAGGGCGAAGAGAACT ACATGGAGTTCCTGGAGGTGCTGATGGAGGGCCTGGACAGGGTGCTGCTGGTCCGCGGAGGGGGCAGGGAGGTCATCACCATCTACTCTTAG